Below is a genomic region from Erigeron canadensis isolate Cc75 chromosome 7, C_canadensis_v1, whole genome shotgun sequence.
TTATCTTTTGTTCTcaactatttatatatttatattgatatctatcgatttcaaaaaacatatattttttttttaatttggctTCTTTTTTTATCCGACCCTCGTCGTTTTCAACCATCGGACGACAGCAGATTGACACCATAATGTCTTCACGTGAAAGATTCAGAAAAGCTTTATTGCCACCGGGCGCTGAggtaattaattatttgtaaaattTATGTTTCAGTTCATCGATGATAAGGTTAGAAAAGTTGAGATCATAAGAACAGCTTGTATATCTCTTTTTCAAGAAcaacttgaaagaaaatttgTTATTATTCAATTACGAATGATTGAATTATTTGGTTAGCGATTTCGCGACACTTGTATACCTCAGCAGACGACAATGCATAATCATTGTAAAAACCAAGTATGATCGTCATTGTAtattttatacaataaatatttaaatattgatGAAACGAACTTAAAATATACACAGTATGTAGCTCTAAAATCGAAAATTAATACCACGACTTTGAACATAAGATTGCATCTGACCTATCGGGCCTTGCATTTGATCGCCCAAGTTGTACTCCTCTCATGATAGTGTATCGACCAGTTAACATTATAATACCTCAAAAAGTGGACAAATTGCTTTATCTGGACAATTAACAACATGAAATAGTATACTTCTCCAATATGTTTCTTTGTCTGGACCAAACCTTAAAGAAATATTTCACATTAAATGAACATGAAAAATTTTCTTCATTATACCAGATACTAAATAGCTTGAATACGAGTCATAAGATGGAATTGCAAATATGTGGAAGCCGCATGGTGATAGCCCTCAAGTAGTGTACTTAATCAGTTTCTCAGGTACCTGTTAGGAATAAAACCGAATATGCACACAAGAATGAGAAAATAAGAATGAAGGACACGAGATTTTTAAAGTGGTAtctgtgtgaactaatccacggggGCAAAGAGGTTTTCTCATTATTGATCCACACAAATACATGTACAAGAGATGTGTTTATAAACTTGCTCTCAAAGTTTCCTAATAAAACCGGGCCTTGCTGCGTTATTAGTCTCTGAAATCAGTAGCCCTTTGAGTGGGTTCGATGACAACAATTGCCAACAATCTCTCACTTGGTGTCTTTGAACCTTTAACTACATCATCTTCAATCTCTTCCGTACATCTGTGTTAAGAACCCATCCTGTTCTTCAAAGCACCCTATATACCCTTGGGCCTCCTTACCAGTTTACTTGAAGGCCTGTAGAAACTCTATTGAGTTTCAGCTCATTTGTCAGGACTATCTCTGCCCCTGACTCGTCCTCTGTCTCTACCGGCTCCCACTGAGATGAACTGCCAGATCTTGAGAAATCCTGAGAACAAACACTCTCTTTATAAGTAAGAAATAATCTGGAGAGACTTTATGGTTGACACAACCCACTGCCTGGAAGCTGTAACTGAAGCTTTGATTATCTTACTGTCAGTGCTCCCACCGTCACAATGTCCCCTTAATGGTCTAACCTTTCAAACTTGTACATCTTGAATATTCAAATTGACCCTAGGTTTCTTTCTTGCCAAGCAAATCTTCTTCTGCCGACCATATTCTGTGATCCGGGCTTACTTTTTCTTCCTGTTTCATGTGTACAAGTAAGATCAAGGTGAGCAAATTCGATGTTCTTTGCGTTTGTTAAGCTCGACCAGGGCTACCAACACGGCTTCCATTCAAACGCTCCCGCCATGACTTCACTAACTTCCAAAAATCCTGCCCTTCGCATTTGaggtttttgataattttttttcgaATTTTGCTTCGTTGTTAACCTCGTATGTATTCACATTATTCTCAACTGCACTATCCTTTTGGCTTTGAATGACTTTTAAGTTATTACTCCAGATGTTCAACATATCTATTAGTTTTATGTTCTTGAACCTCTACACTAAATTTGGCATCTTTAATCGTCATGCTAATTGGCTGAAAACCAAGTTTTTACCTTTTATCTTGGTTATTTTGGTTTAGGCACTTTATCAAACACGTCGTTGGCAACACTCTCCGTGGCGGGTTTAACAACATCAACCCTAAATGGTGATGCATTGAATGTTAGTTCATGGAGTTTAGCAAAAGAATATGGCCGCATTATCAAGACTCTTAGGATAATCATGTTCAAATACAATGTAATTTGTGTTTTCAACCCAAAAAAACGAAGAGATAAACTCTATAAGCCTTTCATCTAGtaacaaatttatcataatACTCTTTTACTGATGCAACATTGCATCCTTTTTTTAGTTCTTCAAATTTAACCATAAATTTGttaaaatcatcatcaataattaaatatatcaattCAAGTTAGCTGCTGATAAAATTTTCATTACCTCTAACTCATAAGGGTAAAACCCAATTTATGTTCAACAATGTTAGAAAAGGTGAGATCACAAGAACAGCTTGTGATTTTCATACCTTGTATGTCTCTTTCTCAAGAACAAGTAATGTGTGATTATTGATTATGCAATGATTGAATGATTTGGTTACAGACTTCTTGacaattctattttatttttattatttggaaTTGAATTTTTATGAATTGTTAGTATGGATggttaaattaaaagttataaattacagaatattgaaaaattaaagaagatTATAGAAGAGGGGAATTATTATGGGGCTCAACAGATGTACAAAACTACAAGTGCAAGGTATATTATATGTTGACTTCAATAAATTCTTATAccactgtgtgtgtgtgtgtgtgtgtatgtttgagtatatgtatatatcaagaAAAAAGGGATGGAGATTCCCTAAAGTTACAAATAACTTTAGGGGTAAAGTTGAAaggatcttgacctttagattgaaatcaaaggtcaagattcaaagatcatatttgaattttgacccttgattttaattcaagggttgAGATTAACAACTTTACCcctaaagttataaataactttaggGAATCTCCATCCAGAAAAAAGATAGTTTATTGTTTCAAGAAATTATATTGCACTGTTGGCATTCCTAAAAAAGGTTAATCTTTTTGACAATGGACCGTCCAGGCACATAATGTGAGAGGTGAATTAAGTTCACTTAGCAATTTGCTCAGATGGTCTAACCAACTGCAAGTGGCAAATCATGATCCTTATTGGCTTTGAACCCGGGAAACTTTTAATTTCCCATATCTTAGGAATCAACTAGGTTACACGTTGGAAGTTGCATTGTTGTTGGTATTTAGACTTAAACGTTGAAATGAACAGCATATTATAAATCTTTTCCCTTAGTTCTTATTTGCAAGCATGTTCTTAGAACAAGAGTCTTGTGGATCACTTGTACTTTTCGGATTTGATGGATCTTTATACTTAACTTTTTTGCTATATTAGATATGCGACCGTTGGAAGATTTTCAGAAGCCTTGGACCTTCTTCAGTCGGGTGCTTGTCTTCAATTAGAACACGAGCAGGTAATTTTTCATTTCTGGTTCAATCATTAGCATTAGAAAGTTGTACCTGATAAGGAGAAAGCTTTAGAAACAAATGCTTATTATAAACATTCGATTATTTAGGAGAACAGGAtttatgcaaatcaaatgaacTATCTTGTTTATGatataaaatcttatgtggtgGATACACCAAACTTGTAGGTAACTTGTGGAGGAGAGCTTGCTGTGTTGTTTGTGGAGTTACTAGTCAAAGCTAAAGTTGACTTTGATAATGACTATCttggttagtttttttttatattttttcctaACGTGTGAATGCTTTACCTCGTTGTTCTTCATCATTTCAAGTTATATGAagtcatatatacatatatgagcatatcaatataaatttttacaaaatttaaagCAATattctttatccttaattggtTCACTAATCGTTAATACTTTGCATTTGTTGTGGCAACCACCCATTTTTAGATCGGATCAGGAAAATTTACAAAAAGTTCCCTCGGATCCCTGTGCCTCAAAACTTGGACTTGGCTGATgatgatgcaatccataaattATCTGAAACCCTTGGAGCTGCAAAAATACGCGTTGAGAGTTGCTCATCTTTTTTGAAAGCGGCTATTAAGTAAGTGATCctctattttattatattttttagtgtaTGTATGCTTTAGATTTTCCAACTACCTGTTAAGAAGAAAATACATGCATAAACTGGAGTAATGTTGATGCTTATGAATGCCCATCAAATTGAATATTGTATGGAAATATAGTTGATATTTGTTGATTTATAAGAAATAAAATACAACGGTAAAAATCTGAATACTGCTTATAAAACTAGAACCATTAAATATGTCCAACCTGAAACCAAATTGAAAAGCCTTCATTGAACTTTGACAGAGGGAGTAgtatgttttattgttttttcatataatGACATGTTAGGGCCTCTACTTCGCATTTTTCTGTTTTCGGGAAAGATTTGGGTTTTTTGTTCTAATGGAAGTTGAACCTCTGATTGTTTTCTTCTGTTCCAAGGTGGTCTTCAGATTCTGGTCCTCGTAAGATTGGATCTCCAGAACTACATGATATGCTGGCTGAATACATATACTCTGAATCACCAGAGGCGGTAtgtctttatatttttatttggtttttacGTTTTGCTCTTTATCTATTGGGACCTGTAGgcataatgtttttaatttaatgtgtatAATATGTGGTTGCAGGATATGACTAGGGTGTGTTTCCATTTTGCAAGGGGTAGAAATCCAAAAAAGTTTGCTTCAACCCTTGTGAATTTCATGGGAAAGGTTTGGtgttttatgttgtttttttttttttttttgcattacTATTGCTATGTTATACACAAGAATTTAATTGTACCTTACTAGTTACGTTTTTGTTATCTGATGGATGCAACTGTGTTTCTTTTGTGCCGGCTATGCAGTGTTATCCGGGTGAAGATGATTTGGCAATTGCACGAGCAGTATTAATGTAAGTAATCTTAGGAACTACATAGGGACGGACTTATCCTTCTTGTAGCCTATATGATAAATGTGACGATTTGGATAGTTCATATCTTGCAATTTCAAAGCTTTGTTTTCTCTATTGAGCTATCATTCAATTGTTTTTGAATTAGTTCATCTTCTGTTGTTAAAGAGATTTCACAGATGTTCTTCTGTGTAGGTATTTATCTATTGGTAACCTGAGAGATGCTAATAATATAATGGACGAGATAGAGAAACTTGCTCGAGCCAAGGAACTCGAGTTTCCAGACTCGGAGTTAATGCGATTTATCAACTATCTCTTGCAAACGTTAGTCTACCCTCATCTTCGATCTAATTTATAATATGATCTGTTatcattctttaaaaaaaaaataccgtTCTCAAGAATTtgttcaaaagaaactaatgttTGACAGAGTTGTCATTACAGGTTGATGAGGGATGCATTACCCCTATTTAATATGTTGAAACAAAAGTTCAGCTCCAGTATAGAACGCGATCCTATGTTTCATGAGGTGCGTATGCGTTTCTATTTGAGTTAGCCGGCTAGTTCATATGCGTTATACCCCTTCGTTGATGTCTTTCTTTTGATCTTTTTATGATTTAAGCTGGAACCATCAAATGGAATGTTAAAGGACCAAAACATATAGGACTTGTGCTTTTAGTTTAATTTAGCCATATATGGCTATCTTCTTGTATGTTCAATAATTCTGAAGACGTATTTGATTGCAGTTATTAGAAGACATTGGAGAAAAGTTCTATGGGGTACGCCGTAAAAATCCCTTACAAGGGATGTTTGGAGAATTGTTCAAGGTACTTGTAGCTTTCTTATTTTCATCCTCAATAATTGTACTACATTCGAGTGTGTTCACTTTTAATACTCTTGCAATGTTGGTATATTCCAAAATCTTACCAATTTTCTGCGTTTGCAGATGTGAGCTGAAGCCAATAGCGTGTTTCATACTGAAAATCCAAATGTTTCCTGGAGAATTGCAGTCCGGCACTCTGGTTATGACCCTTTTCTGCTTGACACTGACAGACGGCAATTGTCCTTTACATCTCTCCTATATTATGGTTTGTAACTTTTTATTCCGCTTCTTCATTTTGAAATGCTTGTAATGTAAcattaacattatttttttgtgAACTTAGCCTCCAACTAGGACTAGTCACATGTTCTTGCCACACCTGCAAGGGAAGTGCAGTCCTGAAATAGGGATGATATATAGGAACTTATAGTATTTGCTAAGATTTTAGTATATGTCCATGTGTTTGTTAGATAATAAATCAATCATATTTGTTATAAACATATTGGGTTGCTCTAATAGTCTAATGTAATCAAATAACGTGTATGgatatttttatcatttcaaaTTATCTTGTCTTAATAAGCATATGGGAATCATCAATCGCTTCAATAAAATTTACGAAAATAAGTCATTTTCTTCCTACATCACTATTCTCCTTAGTAAGGAATATCCGTGCAATACGGCGGTGACGATGGGCCGTGGTAGTGGTGACAAGTGTTGGTGaattggtgatggtggcggcTTTGGTGaatagtgtaggttattgatgtgaAATaggtagtatagttattttataagttaaaagataaatgttGTAAATCAATTTTTCATTAAATTTGTACATATTTAAGTAGGTAGCTTAGGTATCTAAATTTAAATAGTGAATAAAAGGGAATTGGACACTTTCGGTTATTAACTTAATCTTTTAAAGATGGACTAAATgttgttgaaagtttacaagatTTGGGACATGCGATTTTATGTTTTTGCCCTTTCTCACCTCTTTAGTCTTTCTTTTCTCAATAAATATCTTCCAATAAATACAAATACCTTTCATCAAAAGCAGAcaaattaaacattaatatctGTCTTCTCTATACCCTAAAATACACACAACACATTCATATGGAGTCGGCAATTGTGACAGTACAACGTTTATTCATATGGATCCAGATCAAGTAAAAGTCATAATTAATGAGATCAAAAGATTTCAAGATCAACAGGAGGTCGCAATTAATGATATTAAAAGATTTCTAGATTATAACAATCGAAACTCTTTCAATGATATCCGCCGCAACGTGCGAGTACCATGCTTGTAACTTTATAATTTCATTCCtatatgaaatttgatttaTGAAACCCTGGAATGCATAAAGTCCATATTGCGAATCATTTTATCATTATATTTGATTTAACTTAATTTAGATGTTACTAAATTATAACCCGCGGAAAACCATATAAaataatacattatacatataaaaactgacataataaaaaaaacgtcAAAAGGTTTAAAAATCggaagaataaaaaataaaaaaaacaattacacAAACTAACAATGATTACATAAATACCT
It encodes:
- the LOC122607290 gene encoding protein GET4 — its product is MSSRERFRKALLPPGAENIEKLKKIIEEGNYYGAQQMYKTTSARYATVGRFSEALDLLQSGACLQLEHEQVTCGGELAVLFVELLVKAKVDFDNDYLDRIRKIYKKFPRIPVPQNLDLADDDAIHKLSETLGAAKIRVESCSSFLKAAIKWSSDSGPRKIGSPELHDMLAEYIYSESPEADMTRVCFHFARGRNPKKFASTLVNFMGKCYPGEDDLAIARAVLMYLSIGNLRDANNIMDEIEKLARAKELEFPDSELMRFINYLLQTLMRDALPLFNMLKQKFSSSIERDPMFHELLEDIGEKFYGVRRKNPLQGMFGELFKM